Genomic DNA from Corylus avellana chromosome ca4, CavTom2PMs-1.0:
ACTATGTGGGTCTGgtctttcccttttctcttgCATCTACTTCCCCTTTTTTTCCTGACTTGTAATGGCTTCAAAAGCAACTTACATTTTAAGGTAAAACCCATACTATAGAATAACACCAAcatgaaaaaacagaaaataaattagaGATAAAATGGAtactttagattttttttattagaataagCACTtacagagagagaggaaaaaaaaactcctcACCTTGAGAGTGGCAAGAAATTCAAAACTATCATAACATCGGGCATACAAGAATCGTCTCATACACAAAACATATAATTCCTCATCATAAGCTGGTCTCCTTTTTTTATCATTGTTCCATAAGTCAAAATCCATCTTCTCCGAATCTATTTTCATTGATCCTACAAAATTCAAACCAAACTATAACAAATTTAAAGCTTAACTTGCTCAAACTTCCAAACAAACAAAGATATGGAAAGATAAGATTTGTTATTGGACGAAAGAAAATCATATCAGGATTCCTACAACACACACAATAGTAGCTACAGCCCTTTTCCATGGCTGCATCAACACATCATATAAACTTCGGCCCCCAATGCCTTCCCTTCCCATATGAATAATTGGCTAGCATTGTACTCTCATTCTCAGTATGGAGaacaataaacaaataaaccatTTATTTCATCTGGTCTTGCACAAAAAAGTGACGTGGTAATGAAAGGTATCATTAACCCCTTCTCTAAAGCTCTTGCTTTCAGTTTCCAGTTCGTATATGATTGCAAAAGCATAGAGCATAGGTTTGACCTATAGTGTTTGGTCTTTGAGTTGGAGAACCTTTTCTTTGTCATTTATCCAATGACAAAGTTGtcctccaaattgggttttAAGAAATTCTTCCAGCCCAACATGCTCTAAGAATATAAGTCAGTTTAATAAGCTGGCTTGGAGAAATTTCCTAAAACCCAGTTCCTGCTTAAGATAAACTAAATGAGCTATAAAAGAAGGGATAAAGTGTAACAGCACGTCAGTGACCACATGTAAGGTTTCTCTTTCAGACAAAGTGTCAAACAGTTATCACGAGTGAAAGAATCGGACACTATATCCAGCGATACCAGTTGAGTAACAAATTATGCAGCCAATAAGCCTAACTGTGAGACTCTCTTAGCGACGCATAGacttagattttgatcaaaaaaCAAAGGAATGTTGCACGGATTCTTACCAATAGATTCCCCAATTATTCGATGCTTTAGCATTTCTGAAAAGCGCAAAATATCAAATCGACAGTCCAAGTCAAGGAACACAACCAAGTGGTCCGAGCCTCCATAGTGCACCCCATTCCACTCTTTAGGAAGAACACAGCTCACTGCAGCCTACACATATTCAATTATGGGGTACGGGGTAATCGTGTTAATTGAATTAAGGCTCCCTTTGTTTCTACGTAAATCGTTTTCTGTAAAATATCTTCAGCATTTTTCAATGTTTGGATACACTTagaaaatttcaactttcaaattttaatagATGAAATATGGGGAATTATGTTTGGTACCTGAATCAGGACGTGGGTTTTGGAAGAAGGAGAGGGCCCGACAAGCTCAACCACGTTACCGACGCGTAGAGGAACCCTATGAAGCGGCGGAAGAAGCAAGAAGGGGCGCGCTGTTAGGACTCTAGCGAGCATCTCTTTGGCGCTCTCGTCCCCATCGATCCACCCTTTGGGGCTGCCCACCACCTGCTCCATTTTTCACTTCAAACTGCTTACGGACGCCTTTGGGCGGGAGGATACCCACTCCGAGGTAAATCACTAAAGCCAAATCGCACattctataatatatatatatagtgctaaaaaaaattggtaaaacTTAAGTTAATTTCATGAACTTTCAACCACGTACTCTCAATTTTAAtgtattaaacttttaatttattgtaatGGTACCAATTTattaggttttttaaaaaaaaatgatgtcaaaatttccaaaatatacATGCTCttttataaaagtaatataaaaattgttaaacaCCACTTACCCCATGTAGTTTAactactttatttttacccatttatgttttattttgtatcaagTATGGTGTCTTACTCATTACTAAAAGAAGAGAGAGTATCTTCATCTAACTTCCATTCATAAATTGACGGAAATCTACATAAATACTCTTAAAAGCTCAACAGGTgcccttaaaaattaaaaatattaaaaaaagaaattggaaaaaaggGTGGCTGGTTTGAGGTAGCTTAACAGCCATAACCCACCCCAATGTCCCTTCAAACCACCTCCAACTTGCAAAATGAGGCTAGGTGATTGAAACCACCTTCAACAGCCTCGAGAGTGGCTTAACCCACCTCGCTTGTCCttaaccttgttttttttttttttttttaagagtttagGTTTTTTAGGGGTGGCTAAACTACCCATAAAGGCTATTGGGTGGTTGAGACACCCCTAAAGGGCTTAAACCCTGTAAATTAAATTTGGAGGGTTATCTTTGGCCACCTCAGGCCAAACTAAGGTGGCAAAGCTATCCCAAGGCTGTTGGGAATGGTTTTGGTTATCCCATTTTGTAAGTTGGGGGTGATTCGACCACCCTCAAACTCGTTAGGGGTGGTTGGACCCCTTAAGGCAAATTAGGAGTGGAGGGTTGCTGACCACTTTCATTTTgtctattttcaaaaaatgtttttaataataataatatttttttaaaaaaaaaaaaatagggacaCATATTGAGTTGTTAAAGGTATTGATGTAGATTTTCATCAAATTGGACAAAAATACTATATCTAATTTTAGTCATAAGCGAGGTACTATATGCAATACAAAATGAAGCTTAAGTgggtaaaaataaaagaattaaaccACATGGGCAAAAATGTtgttaaccctaaaaaaatcacaaatagtTAGACGtgagtatttttgtaaattatatTAAACCTAACTAACAcctaaatatttataattttttttttttttaaaaaaaagagatattttggtaattttgacgtCCCTCAattaagatttaacaaaaaaaaaatctaatgaattagtgacattttaaaaaattaaaagttcaatagattaaattaaaagatttcAACCTTAGAAGAGTAattgtaaaagttttaaaagaattcaagaaaattatgtgaatttttttttaaaaatcgttAACTTATGTTgggaaatgaaaagaaagaatgatTTGTAAAGATTGATTTCATGTTTTTAAAAGGGGCTCAAATAATATGTATCCTTCCCGTTGTTatttgcatttttcaaaaaagggaaaattatagtttaaagctgataatgttttttaattcgaacaccaaagttttaatttgcTCATccgaattttattttttaattttttataaaaaataattaaataaataaaaatgatgggcaatatggaaagtttttgatataattgatcaaattgtaaaattttaaaattttgaataagtaaattgcaaaaattaaaactttagtgtttgaattgaaagCTGTTAACTCTGAGAGGCGACCCGTAATTTTcccttccaaaaaaagaaaaatctccaCTCGATCCTCTGTATCCTGAATTTCCCTCCATACCGCGCTTCTCGTTTTCCACTTTTCCCTCCCAAAAGTTTCTTGGGCTTGGGAACGCACCATCGCTACGCATATATCTTCTATAATGCTCATTATTTTGGCCCAATTCGGTGAGAAAGTAAATTAAatcgaaaaaagaaaagaaacgatGGCTTCTGGTTCCTCCAGAACCCTGATGGATTTCTTCAAACCAGCAGCATCTGCCAAGCGCATCAAACTCTCATCCTCATCACCCGATTCAGCGCTTTGTAAATCGATCAAAACCCATTGCCAGTCCGAGTCTCAGTCCCACACCCACCTCAGCTCCGAAGACGATACCTCCCCCAACAATGCCCAACAAAAAGCCCGCATGGAACTCAACAGATCGCTCGCCAAAGCCAAACTCAATCTCAAAATCTGCTCCCAAAACGTCTCCAAGGCCAAAGGTAAGCTCtgcttattcttcttcttctggttgttgttgttggcatTCTGACGAATAGTGATGGGATAACTGTGGATTTGGCAACAAGTGAAGGTGAAGGAGATCATGTGAAATTGTCGGAGCTGTTGGTGGAGGGGACGTGGTTGAGAGCGCTTCCGGGAGAGCTTCAGAAGCCCTATGCTCTGAACCTCTGCAAGTTTCTCCAAAACGAGATGTGCTCTAGCACAAGCGTGCCCATATACCCGCCTCCTCATTTGATCTTCAATGCTCTCAACTCTACACCTTTCGACGCTGTCAAGGCTGTTATTCTTGGACAGGACCCTTATCATGGACCTGGCCAAGCTATGGGCCTTTCCTTCTCTGTCCCTGAGGGAGTGAAGCTCCCTTCTAGTTTGCTTAACATTTTTAAGGAACTGCACGAAGATCTTGGCTGTTCAGTCCCGTCTCATGGGAATCTACAGAAGTGGACTGTACAGGTATGGACCGCAACATTCTCAGGAAAAGGGAGCTTCCCATTTCTCAATTCTAATAAAGTTTCTTTTTTAGGAATGGAGTTGAGGAAAAAGTTCTTAAAATGAAGTACGTTTTTTAGCCCTATTCGGCTGCCCATTGAAAGTTTTTTGACAGTTGGGACCTTGTGCTGAATGTGTTATGTGCTCCTCCAATTCATTATGAGTagcaatatatattatttctatgTGCAAAACTGATTTTATGCTTGTGgaat
This window encodes:
- the LOC132177707 gene encoding uracil-DNA glycosylase, mitochondrial — translated: MASGSSRTLMDFFKPAASAKRIKLSSSSPDSALCKSIKTHCQSESQSHTHLSSEDDTSPNNAQQKARMELNRSLAKAKLNLKICSQNVSKAKGEGDHVKLSELLVEGTWLRALPGELQKPYALNLCKFLQNEMCSSTSVPIYPPPHLIFNALNSTPFDAVKAVILGQDPYHGPGQAMGLSFSVPEGVKLPSSLLNIFKELHEDLGCSVPSHGNLQKWTVQGVLLLNAVLTVRNHQANSHAKKGWEQFTDAVINTISQKKEGVVFLLWGNSAQEKSRLIDKSKHHILKAAHPSGLSAHRGFFGCRHFSRTNQLLEEMGIAPIDWQL